In one Mesorhizobium australicum genomic region, the following are encoded:
- a CDS encoding LysR substrate-binding domain-containing protein, translating to MTVPLESDLLRTFLAVAETGNVTRAAERVGRTQSAVSMQVRRLEEGIGEALFARGPRGVALTPRGDQLLPYARRVVGLLDETAVAIRTTPLDGPVRIGLPEEWGQTILPRALAAFAERHPAVEVTVRSATSVKQLAALDQDQLDLVVAYVPDRQLEHDVLCVDTTVWAVSVGFRLEDRDPVPVALFNDESNWCSRFAIASLQRYGIRYRVAYTSDTLAGLVSVASAGLAIASLSRSAIPSDCRELTAADGFPPIDASRVILKRNPRRSSAAILGMAEMIRKAFQPGEPLR from the coding sequence ATGACCGTTCCGCTCGAAAGCGACCTTCTGCGCACCTTCCTCGCGGTTGCCGAGACCGGCAACGTCACCCGCGCCGCCGAACGCGTCGGGCGCACCCAGTCGGCGGTCAGCATGCAGGTCAGGCGGCTGGAGGAAGGCATCGGCGAGGCGCTGTTCGCGCGCGGGCCGCGCGGCGTCGCGCTGACCCCGCGCGGCGACCAGTTGCTGCCTTATGCGCGTCGCGTCGTTGGCCTGCTCGACGAGACGGCTGTCGCGATCCGCACCACGCCGCTGGACGGCCCGGTGCGCATCGGCCTGCCGGAGGAATGGGGCCAGACGATCCTGCCGCGCGCGCTCGCCGCCTTCGCCGAGCGGCATCCGGCCGTCGAGGTCACGGTCCGTTCGGCCACGTCGGTCAAGCAGCTTGCCGCGCTCGACCAGGACCAGCTCGATCTGGTGGTCGCCTACGTGCCCGACCGGCAGCTGGAACATGACGTATTGTGCGTGGACACGACGGTCTGGGCGGTGTCGGTCGGGTTTAGGCTGGAAGACAGGGACCCCGTTCCGGTTGCCTTGTTCAACGACGAATCGAACTGGTGTTCGCGCTTCGCCATCGCCTCTCTGCAGCGTTACGGCATCCGCTACCGCGTCGCCTATACCAGCGACACGCTGGCCGGCCTCGTCAGCGTGGCATCCGCCGGGCTCGCGATCGCCTCGCTGTCGCGCAGCGCCATCCCGTCCGACTGCCGCGAACTGACGGCCGCGGACGGCTTTCCCCCGATCGACGCCTCGCGGGTCATCCTCAAGCGCAATCCGCGCCGTTCGAGCGCGGCCATCCTCGGCATGGCGGAGATGATCCGCAAGGCGTTCCAACCCGGCGAGCCGCTGCGCTGA
- a CDS encoding YdeI/OmpD-associated family protein, with amino-acid sequence MAKRPVHPMPADVAAALGDGGVEADYAARPHYQRNDYVGWIGRAKGDETRRKRIGQMVDELRRGGVYMGMDHAPRVCTQ; translated from the coding sequence ATGGCGAAGCGGCCGGTCCATCCCATGCCCGCAGATGTCGCAGCCGCACTCGGCGACGGCGGCGTGGAAGCCGACTACGCGGCGCGGCCGCATTACCAGCGCAACGACTATGTCGGCTGGATCGGCCGGGCCAAGGGCGATGAGACGCGCCGCAAGCGCATCGGCCAGATGGTCGACGAGCTGAGGCGCGGCGGCGTCTACATGGGCATGGACCACGCGCCTAGAGTCTGTACTCAATAA
- a CDS encoding formate--tetrahydrofolate ligase codes for MAEYKSDIEIARAAKKQPIMKIGAKLGIPEEHLLPYGHDKAKISAEFIASKKGGKDGKLILVTAINPTPAGEGKTTTTVGLGDGLNRIGKKAITCIREASLGPNFGVKGGAAGGGYAQVVPMEDMNLHFTGDFHAITTAHNLLSALIDNHIYWGNELGIDTRRVAWRRVMDMNDRALREIICSLGGVANGYPREAGFDITVASEVMAILCLATDLKDLQKRIGNIIVAYRRDKSPVYARDLKADGAMTVLLKDAMQPNLVQTLENNPAFVHGGPFANIAHGCNSVVATTTALKLADYVVTEAGFGADLGAEKFFDIKCRKAGLKPAAAVIVATVRAMKMNGGVKKEDLGRENVEAVKKGCANLGRHIENVKQFGVPVVVAMNHFVSDTDAEIAAMKDYVAEQGAEAILCKHWAQGSAGIEELAHKVVQLAESGQAQFAPLYPDEMKLFDKIDTIVKRIYRGLEAIADKGVRDQLKQWEDQGYGHLPICIAKTQYSFSTDPNLRGAPTGHVVPVREVRLSAGAGFVVAICGEIMTMPGLPRNPSSEKIYLNDMGYIEGLF; via the coding sequence ATGGCCGAGTACAAGAGCGACATCGAGATCGCGCGCGCCGCGAAGAAGCAGCCGATCATGAAGATCGGCGCCAAGCTCGGCATTCCCGAGGAGCACCTGCTGCCCTATGGCCACGACAAGGCGAAGATCTCGGCCGAGTTCATCGCCTCGAAAAAAGGCGGCAAGGACGGCAAGCTGATCCTCGTCACCGCGATCAACCCGACGCCGGCGGGCGAGGGCAAGACGACGACGACGGTGGGGCTCGGCGACGGGCTGAACCGCATCGGCAAGAAGGCGATCACCTGCATCCGCGAGGCCTCGCTCGGGCCGAACTTCGGCGTCAAGGGCGGGGCGGCCGGTGGCGGTTACGCGCAGGTCGTCCCGATGGAGGACATGAACCTCCACTTCACCGGCGACTTCCACGCCATCACCACCGCGCACAACCTTTTGTCGGCGCTGATCGACAACCACATCTACTGGGGCAACGAGCTCGGCATCGACACCCGCCGCGTGGCCTGGCGGCGCGTCATGGACATGAACGACCGGGCGTTGCGCGAGATCATCTGCTCGCTCGGCGGCGTCGCCAACGGCTATCCGCGCGAGGCGGGCTTCGACATCACGGTGGCCTCGGAAGTCATGGCCATCCTCTGTCTGGCGACCGACCTGAAGGACCTGCAGAAGCGCATCGGCAACATCATCGTCGCCTACCGCCGCGACAAGAGCCCGGTCTACGCCCGCGATCTCAAGGCCGACGGCGCGATGACCGTGCTGCTCAAGGACGCCATGCAGCCGAACTTGGTCCAGACGCTGGAGAACAACCCGGCCTTCGTGCACGGCGGCCCATTCGCCAATATCGCGCATGGCTGCAACTCGGTGGTGGCGACCACGACGGCGCTGAAGCTGGCCGACTATGTCGTCACCGAGGCCGGTTTCGGCGCCGACCTCGGCGCGGAGAAATTCTTCGACATCAAGTGCCGCAAGGCGGGGCTCAAGCCGGCGGCGGCCGTCATCGTCGCGACCGTGCGGGCGATGAAGATGAACGGCGGGGTGAAGAAGGAAGACCTCGGCAGGGAGAATGTCGAGGCGGTGAAGAAGGGCTGCGCCAATCTCGGCCGCCACATCGAGAACGTGAAGCAGTTCGGCGTGCCGGTGGTCGTCGCCATGAACCATTTCGTCTCCGACACCGACGCCGAGATCGCGGCGATGAAGGACTATGTCGCCGAGCAGGGCGCGGAGGCGATCCTGTGCAAGCACTGGGCGCAGGGCTCGGCCGGCATCGAGGAACTGGCCCACAAGGTGGTGCAGCTCGCCGAGAGCGGCCAGGCGCAGTTCGCGCCGCTCTATCCGGACGAGATGAAGCTGTTCGACAAGATCGACACGATCGTGAAGCGCATCTACCGCGGCCTCGAGGCGATCGCAGACAAGGGCGTGCGCGACCAGCTGAAGCAGTGGGAGGACCAGGGCTACGGCCACCTGCCGATCTGCATCGCCAAGACGCAGTACTCCTTCTCGACCGACCCCAACCTGCGCGGCGCACCGACCGGCCATGTCGTGCCGGTGCGCGAAGTCCGCCTGTCGGCCGGCGCCGGCTTCGTCGTGGCGATCTGCGGCGAGATCATGACCATGCCCGGCCTGCCCAGGAACCCGTCGTCCGAGAAGATCTACCTCAACGACATGGGATATATCGAGGGGCTGTTCTAA
- a CDS encoding DUF1428 domain-containing protein: MSYVDGFVLAVPKDKVEDYRKMAELGREVWMDHGALGYMEAIADDVPYGELTSFPRAVMAKEDEITFFSYIVYRDRAHRDDVQAKVMADPRMNFDPADSPFDMKRMIFGGFSGMVEG; this comes from the coding sequence ATGAGCTATGTCGACGGTTTCGTTCTCGCAGTCCCGAAGGACAAGGTGGAAGACTACCGCAAGATGGCCGAACTCGGACGCGAGGTGTGGATGGATCATGGAGCGCTGGGCTACATGGAGGCGATTGCGGACGATGTGCCCTATGGCGAGCTGACCTCGTTTCCGCGGGCAGTCATGGCAAAGGAGGATGAGATCACCTTCTTCTCCTACATCGTCTACCGCGACCGCGCCCACCGCGACGATGTGCAGGCGAAGGTCATGGCCGACCCGCGCATGAACTTCGATCCGGCCGATTCTCCCTTCGACATGAAGCGGATGATCTTCGGCGGCTTCTCCGGCATGGTCGAGGGCTGA
- a CDS encoding phosphatase PAP2 family protein — protein MKNRITNLVRGLRDLPVTSAPFVLTAIAGVGAYAFVQIADEVSEAEFDAFDRALLTAFRRPDDLATPLGPPWFREFMAELTALGGYPLLTIIVALVVGYLIVARMFGPALFTVLAVVSGTAVSHLLKLFYDRPRPDVVEQLVTVHTASFPSGHAAMSAVVYLTLASLIVRLVDSTAIRVYVLVVALLLTVSIGISRIYLGVHWPSDVAAGWAFGIAWASLSWLVVAALRAWRRRQQA, from the coding sequence ATGAAGAACCGTATCACCAACCTCGTCCGCGGCCTTCGCGACCTGCCCGTCACGTCCGCGCCCTTCGTCCTTACCGCGATCGCCGGCGTCGGCGCCTACGCCTTCGTGCAGATCGCCGACGAGGTATCGGAGGCGGAGTTCGATGCGTTCGACCGGGCGCTGCTCACGGCCTTCCGCCGGCCGGACGACCTTGCGACGCCGCTCGGGCCGCCCTGGTTCCGCGAGTTCATGGCGGAGCTCACCGCGCTCGGCGGCTATCCTCTTTTGACCATCATCGTCGCGCTCGTGGTCGGCTATCTCATCGTCGCCCGCATGTTCGGGCCGGCACTGTTCACCGTGCTCGCGGTGGTGTCCGGCACGGCGGTCAGCCATTTGCTGAAGCTGTTTTACGACCGGCCGCGCCCGGACGTGGTCGAGCAGCTGGTGACCGTGCACACGGCGAGCTTCCCGAGCGGCCACGCAGCCATGAGCGCGGTGGTCTATCTCACGCTCGCCTCGCTGATCGTGCGGCTGGTCGATTCGACCGCGATCCGGGTTTATGTCCTCGTCGTCGCCCTGCTCCTTACCGTCTCGATCGGCATCAGCCGCATCTATCTGGGCGTGCACTGGCCGAGCGACGTCGCGGCAGGCTGGGCGTTCGGCATCGCCTGGGCGAGCCTCAGCTGGCTGGTAGTCGCCGCGTTGCGGGCCTGGCGCAGGCGGCAGCAGGCATGA
- a CDS encoding RNA polymerase sigma factor — protein MASHGPGQLNADGPASAARAAAERAARDSYGRLVAYLAAHTRDIAGAEDALADAFASALAQWPTSGVPQKPEAWLLAVARRRQVDASRKRRTADAAREHVAMIEDERRGIAADEGFPDERLKLMFACAAPEIEPAMRAPLILQTLLGFDAATIGAAFLVSPATMGQRLVRAKSRIRQKAVPLRIPDRSEMPARLDAVLAAIYAAFAEGWSDAAGADARRTNLAGEAIWLGRVLSALLPSEPEVLGLLALMLFAEGRSAARCTAAGAYVPLAEQDVAAWNDELIDEAEALLLRASRFGAFGRYQIEAAVQSAHCARRRTRLVDWPAIRLLYEALAGICPSPVVAVNLAVAIAETDGPGAGLRHLDAVSDDARLTDYQPYWAARADLLARCGDVPEARLAYERATGLQSDPAARAFLIARRERLGASLN, from the coding sequence TTGGCCAGCCATGGCCCCGGCCAATTGAACGCCGACGGCCCGGCTTCGGCGGCGCGGGCGGCGGCCGAACGCGCCGCCCGCGACAGCTACGGTCGGCTGGTCGCCTACCTCGCGGCACATACGCGCGACATCGCCGGCGCGGAGGACGCGCTGGCGGATGCCTTCGCCAGTGCGCTCGCCCAGTGGCCGACGAGCGGCGTGCCGCAGAAGCCCGAGGCCTGGCTGCTTGCCGTCGCCCGCCGCCGGCAGGTCGACGCGAGCCGCAAACGGCGCACGGCCGATGCCGCGAGGGAGCATGTCGCCATGATCGAGGACGAGCGCAGGGGCATCGCGGCAGACGAAGGCTTTCCCGACGAACGGCTGAAGCTGATGTTCGCCTGCGCGGCCCCGGAGATCGAGCCAGCGATGCGCGCGCCGCTGATCCTGCAGACCCTGCTCGGCTTCGACGCGGCCACCATCGGCGCAGCCTTCCTGGTTTCTCCAGCCACGATGGGGCAGCGCCTTGTCCGCGCCAAATCGCGCATCCGGCAGAAGGCCGTGCCGTTGCGCATACCGGACCGGTCGGAAATGCCCGCACGACTCGACGCGGTGCTGGCCGCGATCTACGCCGCCTTCGCGGAGGGATGGAGCGATGCGGCAGGCGCGGATGCGCGCCGCACCAATCTCGCCGGCGAGGCGATCTGGCTCGGGCGCGTGCTCTCGGCGCTGTTGCCCTCCGAGCCGGAAGTGCTGGGCCTTCTGGCTCTGATGCTGTTCGCGGAAGGCCGCAGCGCCGCCAGGTGCACGGCCGCCGGCGCCTATGTTCCGCTCGCCGAGCAGGACGTCGCCGCCTGGAACGACGAACTGATCGACGAGGCCGAGGCGCTGCTGCTGCGCGCCAGCCGTTTCGGCGCCTTCGGCCGCTATCAGATCGAGGCGGCGGTGCAGTCGGCGCATTGCGCCCGCAGGCGGACGCGGCTTGTCGACTGGCCGGCGATCCGGCTTCTCTACGAGGCGCTGGCGGGGATCTGCCCCTCCCCGGTCGTGGCCGTCAACCTCGCCGTCGCCATTGCCGAGACCGACGGGCCCGGCGCCGGCCTGAGGCATCTGGACGCCGTCTCGGACGATGCGCGGCTGACGGACTACCAGCCCTATTGGGCCGCGCGCGCCGACCTCCTCGCCCGCTGCGGAGACGTGCCCGAGGCCAGGCTCGCCTATGAACGCGCCACCGGCCTGCAGAGCGACCCGGCTGCGAGGGCGTTCCTGATTGCCCGTCGCGAGCGGCTCGGCGCCAGCCTCAACTGA
- a CDS encoding DUF2254 domain-containing protein has protein sequence MTPRWRWLLALLTRRLWFRASIISLLSVAAALVSIVVAPYLPAGISAKIGADSVESILTIIASSMLAVTTFSLSTMVSAYSAATSNVTPRATRLLIQDTTAQNVLGTFVGSFLYSLVALITLSTGSYGERGRVVLFVVTVGVVLLIVVTLLRWIDYLLGFGRVGETTAKVEEAAERALKDRHRNHYLGGAPLTLGEPVPPDATPVFADRVGYVQHLDIAALAEAGEARKTKVWVGATPGTFVDPGRPLVWVGVPLSKDNEAAFREGYTVGEERTFDQDPRFGLSVLAEIASRALSPGINDPGTAIDVIGRTVRILSVWTAKPERDAEPEEPRFPDVFVPSLEPAEMFDDVFHPIARDGAGQAEVQIRLQKAFAALARCGDGRFRDDALRHSREALERAERALDQPSDIARVRGAAETVGSHEPMAGPRRSS, from the coding sequence ATGACACCGCGCTGGCGCTGGCTGCTTGCCCTGCTCACTCGCCGGCTCTGGTTCCGGGCGTCGATCATCTCGCTGCTGTCGGTCGCGGCGGCGCTGGTCTCGATCGTCGTGGCGCCATACCTGCCCGCCGGCATCTCCGCCAAGATCGGGGCGGACTCGGTCGAGAGCATCCTGACCATCATCGCGTCGTCGATGCTGGCGGTGACGACCTTCTCGCTGTCGACGATGGTGTCGGCCTATTCCGCCGCCACCTCCAACGTGACGCCGCGTGCGACGCGGCTCCTTATCCAGGACACGACGGCGCAGAACGTGCTCGGCACGTTTGTGGGATCGTTCCTCTACAGCCTGGTTGCGCTCATCACCCTGTCGACCGGATCCTATGGCGAGCGCGGTCGGGTGGTCCTGTTCGTCGTGACGGTGGGGGTCGTCCTGCTGATCGTGGTCACGCTGCTGCGCTGGATCGACTATCTGCTCGGCTTCGGACGGGTGGGGGAAACGACGGCGAAGGTGGAGGAAGCGGCGGAGCGCGCGCTGAAGGACCGTCATCGCAACCACTATCTGGGCGGTGCGCCGCTGACACTGGGCGAGCCGGTGCCGCCCGACGCGACGCCGGTCTTCGCCGACCGAGTCGGCTATGTCCAGCATCTCGACATCGCCGCGCTGGCCGAGGCCGGCGAGGCGCGAAAGACGAAGGTCTGGGTTGGTGCGACGCCAGGAACCTTCGTCGATCCGGGCCGACCCCTGGTCTGGGTCGGCGTGCCGCTGTCGAAGGACAACGAGGCCGCCTTCCGGGAAGGATACACGGTCGGCGAGGAGCGCACCTTCGATCAGGACCCGCGCTTTGGCCTGTCGGTTCTGGCCGAGATCGCCTCTCGGGCGCTGTCGCCGGGCATCAATGACCCGGGCACCGCGATCGACGTGATCGGCCGCACTGTACGGATCCTCTCCGTCTGGACGGCGAAGCCCGAACGCGACGCCGAACCCGAGGAACCGCGGTTTCCCGACGTCTTTGTCCCTTCGCTCGAACCCGCCGAGATGTTCGACGACGTGTTCCACCCCATTGCGCGCGACGGCGCCGGCCAGGCCGAGGTGCAGATCAGGCTGCAGAAGGCCTTCGCGGCGCTCGCCAGATGCGGTGACGGGCGGTTTCGGGATGACGCGCTGCGACATTCGCGCGAGGCGCTGGAGCGGGCCGAGCGGGCGCTGGACCAGCCCTCGGACATCGCTCGCGTCCGCGGCGCGGCGGAGACTGTCGGAAGCCATGAGCCGATGGCGGGACCAAGGCGTTCGTCCTAG
- a CDS encoding YciI family protein: MQYMLLIHVDETKMPKVPTNETYQMAAAYNAYTEALKKAGVLLAGERLKPSGTAAAVRVRDERTEVLDGPFADTKEQLGGYYLIEAPDMDSAVQWAARCPGSSTGTVEVREVWPAMAPAN; the protein is encoded by the coding sequence ATGCAATACATGCTTCTCATTCACGTCGACGAAACGAAGATGCCCAAGGTCCCGACCAATGAGACCTACCAGATGGCGGCTGCCTACAATGCCTATACCGAGGCGCTGAAGAAGGCGGGCGTCCTTCTGGCGGGCGAACGGCTGAAGCCCTCCGGGACCGCGGCCGCCGTGCGGGTTCGCGACGAGAGGACCGAGGTCCTTGACGGGCCCTTCGCCGACACGAAGGAACAGCTCGGCGGCTACTACCTGATCGAGGCGCCGGACATGGATTCGGCCGTGCAGTGGGCCGCCCGCTGCCCCGGCTCCTCCACCGGTACGGTCGAGGTGCGCGAGGTTTGGCCAGCCATGGCCCCGGCCAATTGA